DNA from Peromyscus eremicus unplaced genomic scaffold, PerEre_H2_v1 PerEre#2#chr22_unloc_1, whole genome shotgun sequence:
CACTCTAGGTACTCAGTGGGAACTCAGCCACTCGGAAGGAACAGGAGGTGAGATGGAGGAACCTGGCGGCCTTCACTAAGAACCCGGTGTCTGCAGCTGCCCCCAGCCTGCCCTGCGTCATCTGGGCAGCATCCCAGCGTGCACCTGGCTCaggagaggccctgggttcctcaGTGGCTGAGCCATGCCTGTGCACTCAGCCGCCCTAACCTCCACGTCCTTCTCAGCTGCACCCCTGCACCCCATCCATGCAGCACTTTTAGGGAGGACCTGCACTTCCCCAGACAGACATGGGCTCCCGCACCACTGCAAAAGTGGCTCTGCCCCACTGAGAGCAGAAGAGCCTACACCTTCCCTCCGTGTGCCCAGAAAGGGGCAGGACAGGGCTGGCCACCTCCCCCGAGTCCTCTGCCTCCTCTCAAAGCACCATTAGAGGCTCTAGACAGGTCTCAGGTCAGTCAGAGCATAAAAACTGAAATGTCAGgtatggaggtgcacacctttcatcccagcattctcgaagcggaggcagggggatctcactgaattagaggccagcctggtctacacaggacgTTCCAGGCCAGTTAGAGGCAcaccgtgagaccctgtctaaaaacaaaaccaaatcaccACCAGCGCCAAACAATGAGGACTTCCGGGAGTGCTGCGCAGGGTGGGGCCTCACCCACCGCTCTCCCAAATGTGCCTCTCTTACCGTGATACAGAAGGATCCGGGgcggctcttcctcctcctcctcctcctccagcagggGGTGGATGGACTTGAACCCTGTGGACTCTTCCGAGGACACAAGATCTGCCGAGACAGGGGGACACCACTTGATGGCCACCTCTCACCCTGCCAAGGGCTAGGGACAAAGGACCGTCTACAACAAAGACTGAGCCTGCACACAATTCAACAAGGGTGCACTCTGTGGTCAGATCTGTGTTTGCGTTTTTGAACATTCTCtacatgtacttgtgtgtgtctatgcatgcatgttgtgtgtgtgtctgtgcatgcttATGTGaggtttgtgtgtgcatacacgtgtctaagcatgtgtgtgtgaatgtgtttgtgcatgtgtgtgcatgcacatgtgtgcactcgagcacacacatggaggtcagaactACTCTGTGGAATTAGTTCtctcttccaccctgtgggttcctgagatcaaactcaggtcactaagCTTCATGGCAAGggtcttcacctgctgagccgccTCGCTGGCCCTCCGTTTTGTTTAAATTCTGGTGCTAGGGATGAACAAAGGGTCTCATGCTTGCCAGGCGAGTGCTCTAGCTCTGAGCTCCAGCCTCAAgtacatcttaaaaaataaaataaacaggaagagaagcagagagcagcaCTCACTCAGTGACAGAAAGTGTGGGAACTCCAGGTGGCGACCCTGTCCGACATGTGGATACACAGAGAACGGTCCCCCAGAACCAAAAGGTGACTGCAACAAGGTGAGACATGGTGGAGGGGCCAGGCAGAGGATGGCCCTGTGAAGGATCCCACTGTGTCCCACGACCACCAGATCACACACCTGATTTCTGATCTCCCTGCCAGGCCTCAGTGGGTCAAGACAGGTTTACAGGAGACCAGCCCCTGGCTGCAGCCACCCACAGGTTTCAGAATGACCTCTGGAAGGCTCCTGACACTAGGCCCCCTAATCCCCTCAGCAGGGCCCCTCACTTACTGGGAATGTGCTTTTGACACTCAACAAGCAAGAGCTACACAGAAGTGCTTTTCAGGGGTCACTGACTGCTACCCCCAACTCTGCCTGAGCTCccactcaaacacaaagacagagGTATCTGCGAGGAGAGAGTCACTACACCGTGGGGGACAGCAGGCGTCCCTGACCGTGGTTACCTTCCTCTGGTTGCTCACTGTCACCAGCACTGCACAGCGCCATGGCCTCCCCAGACCAGCTCCCAGGGGAGGGCGCTGCCCCCACAGTTCCAGTCCCCAGCTGCCTGGCGGGTGGGTCCTGGCCTCCATCCAAGCGTGGCCTCTTTGTGGTGCGTCCTCTGCCTCTCTCAGAGGCCGGGAGCAGCTTGCTGCTGCCTGATGGCACAAGCTGGTCACAGCCTTTGACCCCGGCACAGGGGTCCTCTCCCCAGGTTTGGGAGAGCAGCCTAGGTGAAGCCAGGGCCGCAGAGTTGCTTGCCTGTCCCTCGCTGCCTGAGAGACTCTCCCCCTTGGAAAGGCGAGACTCTGTTCTACGGCGCCGGGTAGGTTTCTCTCCCAAATTCCTCCGCCTTTTATTGGTTGTATCCTCCTGTCCACGGTCCGGTTGTGACCCAGAACTGTCCTGAGACCCATCTCCACTGTGGGAAGGCGATGCTGCCCTCGGGGTTGCGTTCTCTGGGAGGTCTGTCTTGGGGTCCTCTTCGGATGCACACAACCCCGCCAGGCTTTGTGGTGcgcattcccacctcttcctggGTGTGTGCCGAGCAGCCACATCTACACCATCTTCACcacaaagagatggagaaggggcgCTGGGGACCCAAGAGGCCACATCTGCGTGTGGCTTCTCGTTCTGGGACGGTGAGGTCTCATCTTCCGTCAGACGGCTTTCAGGACTCAAGCTGGTCCTCTCATTCAAGATATCCAGGGCCACTCGCAGGGAACGTCGATAGGCCAGCTCCTCCAGGGGGGTAGCTGGCACGtcattctgagaggctgtggagaCAGAGATCGCACAGTGAGGGCCTGCTCAGGTGCCTGGGGTTCACCACTGCAGCATGCAGCAGCAGACAGTGACCACATCAATGCCCGGCACCCGCCTCTACAGACAGACTCACAGGCAGGCCCGGCACTACTCTGCTATGTGTACCCCCCAAAAAGAGGACAAAGCCAACACATGGCTATACATTCACTGTGGGCTATGACTGAAGACCAGCACACACCCAGAATGACCTCAGCCTGACTGGATAACCACTAACTCCCGCCAAGTCCCGAAACAACACTGTGTATAAACATGTCCGAATGTCTTGCACTGTTTATTTGAATGGGACGTTGGGGACAGCTTCACACTCACCGGGATAACTGCCTCCGTCTACCAGGCCCATACTTGGTGCTTGCACTGGGGACATCCTTGTTCTCTAAGCAAGGTGGTCAGCACAGCTACCCCTCAACAGCTGTGGGTTCCAGGAGACGGAGCCCTGGCTTCAGCTGCCCTGAGCCTGTCTCTGCTGGGTGGTGACTGCCGCCACTTAGGACCCTTGCCAATGTGTGCCAGTACCAGGCCTGGAACGGGGTGCAGAAGTCTAGCTCAGCCACAAGAGGAAGGGTGCGGGGTGCTGAACTGAGGCCCCCCACACAGAGGAGGAGTCCCACCACACACGCAGCCAAACGCACCTCAACGACAGTACCTGCAGGTGACAGGGAGGTGGCGGTGGCAGCGGCATGAAAGCTGACCGCTCTGTCCTTGCTCCCCTGGGCTTTTTAATTGgcaatttatgtatgtatgtatgcatatatgtctgtacgTATGTTATGTACGTACAtacgtgtatgtctgtctgtgttatACATGCACAGGTGTGTCTCCCTGTATGTTATGTATGCACGTCTGTCTGTGTTATGTATGCATGGGTGTGTCTCTGTATGTTATGTATGCCCGTGTCTGTTATACATTcacgtgtgtctgtctgtcatagATGCATGTGCCTCTGTCtcaatgtctgtctgtatgttaTGTATGCATGCAGTGGTTCCAAAGACTAAATGCAAGGCTTCATGTGAGCAGGGCTCCTACCACGGAGCTCTGGCCCAGCCCAGCATTCACCTCTGCAGAGGCTGAGGCTgcagcaggctggcctgggacctGCCACCCACTACCTTCCTAGTCCTTCTGACTGAGCTTCAAGGCCATTTCCATCCCCAGAGAACGGCCTCTGGGCTCAGGGACAGCGGCTCTCTGCTCCTGTGGGGGCAGGtgtcctctcctgtcctcctTGCCCATCACAAGGCTATCTTTAAGATGGCTcttgctggggttggggatttaactcagtggtagagcacttgcctagcaagcacaaggccctgggtttggtcctcagctccggaaaatttaaaaaaaaaaagatggttctTGCCATCTGGTAGGTCTGGTTTTGGCTACAGGTCTGAGAAGCTATTGGTATGTGGAGGACCCCAGCTGGAACCTGTGATCCCacttccaggcctgcctgggctgcagtaggagactctacctcaaaaactaagaaacaaacacaaaaaccaacaGAAGCCGAGGCCGCAGCTCAGTGGCTGTTCCGCAGGCCAGCACTACCCAAACAAAAAGCCACAGACATAAGCAACTAGAGCCGACTCTGGTGTGGGCTTGGAAAGCAGGTGCCGAGGTGGGCGTAAATCCTCACTccgcacaaggccctgggttctgtccccagcacacatgaatgcatcatcacagcactgggaactggagccaggaggatcgggagttcaaggtcagcctctgcTCGACAGTGatttcaagaccaacctgggctacataagaccctgtctcaaaagggggaaggaaaaaaaataaaggcaagcAATCCATTTTCCCTTCTGTGAGGCTCCCCGTGATGAAGAGGCGTCGCGGTGGCACAGCACCTTGGTGGCCTGGCTGGAGCCCTTACCCAGGAAGGCGGCAATGTTCTCAATGTGCGACTTCTGCAGCTTCTCCACGGCCGAGCTCTTCACCTGGATCCTGCAACAAAGAGCGGTTAGTGCCGCCAGCCTGCAAAGCTGACTGTCCAGATGTCCTGCTCAACCTTCCGCTCATACCGAGAGTCACACTGAAGGAGGGCAGGCGGGACACACTGCCGGAGGGGACAGGCACAGCCAACCAGGGTGGatatggctttttttctttctcttttttttctcccattttttcccccgcttttaagaaagaaaaggtcgGCTGGAGTtaagagtaaaaataaattcaaattggGACTTTCATGAGGCAAATCCGACTTTCAACTGCACAAATAACTCCTTTGTTAGGTTTTCCGAGTAGCCGCTAATGTCACCGAGAGCTGTTTACAACCCAGCAGGCGCGTTTTAGTTTAAAAGGACGCGCTTTCCTTTTAAACTCAAGTATTCAATTACCTTCCCTGCCGCAGGGAGAGCGGGAGCTGGGGACTCTCCAGTGGTGGCGGCTCTGAAGATGGTACAAGAAGGAGCGGGCTGGGGGACCCGGGAGACGGGCAGCCCGTGGACTCTTCAGAAGGGAGGACAGTGACAGGGGACCGTACACGCAGGCCCACACCCACAATGTCCTTGCAGATGACCCATGAAGGGTCACCAGGTGCAGGACAACAGAGTCCTGCCACCCATCTGCCTTTCTGGCGTGGAAAAATGTTTTCTTAGTGGCGCAGTGGGCCCGGCACAGCCGGAGCAGAACCAAGTCACACTGGCCCTCGATGGGGGGGAGACCACAGCACGGCTCCCTGGGGAAAATTTCTATTTATTCGCCCTTGAGACCCCTCTCCTGCAGATCTCAGGCCTCATGGAAGACCTTCAACTTGAAATTGGTGTCAAATAAATTCCGCTGTCCTCTGGACAAGGCTGTTAGTGTGGAAAGACGAATAAATGCAACAGAAGCAGGCTTCCCTTCTTTTGGTGAGAACCATTTTAGAAGGCtcagacagaaggagagagagcatttaaaaaaaaaaaaaaaaaaaaacccatacactTAACTTTTCCTTTAGCGAGAGTATTTGAACATCtagaaataattctttttttctcttatttttcgcTGAAGTCTCAGTTCTGGCCAAAACCTatgtgtaaaaaaagaaaaaaaaaatcttgttatgGCAACGTGCAGGAACAGACATGTGGCAAGCCCTTCCTAAGGTGACGGCCATAGGATTGAACAGGCACCTAAGTTGAGCTCCTTTGATTCaggcagagaaactgaggcacttgAGCCCATGGCCATCCAAGGTTAGGGCATAGGCTCAGCACTTCCTGTGAAATTGCTAGAAAGCACCCCTAAACACCACAGTTATTCCCTGTCTGGGGGCGCCTAGCTAGACACTTCCTGTAGTCACAGCCTTCCATGCCTTTTTATAGCCGACtctggttatttttatttatttttttttcttttccttagtgCGAAAAATAATTAAAGACAATTCTGGATATAGAGGCTCCTAAGTGCCAGACCAAAACCCGGTGGAGTGGAGGGAACCCCGGGACGCATGCCAGCAGATCCGGGCGCCAAGCATTCACTCCGAGGGAGCAGAGCCTGATAAAGACCTTGTTGTCACCAAGTCATTTCTAATTCCACAATGAAGAGAAAAGAGCCGTCACCTTCGCAGGCCACAGCCGCTTCTCCCATCGGCAGAGGACATACTTGGCGTCCGTCATGATGCGGAGCTGTGGCAAGAAGAAGCTGCGCTCACGGTGCTACAGGGCCTGACGCCGGAGGTGCCCTGCAACAAAACGCGTGATGGTTTAGAAATGGTCTGCTTGCGTTCAGTGACATTCGCACAGACAGGAGCTTCAAGGGCAGACGCGTCCTCACACACAGCCTCCAGGAGACAGGGAACCTGGCCATCAGTCAGTGCAGGGTCCTGGGACATGGGGAGTGGGCGCACTGTTTCCCTTAAGTAAAACTCAACAGACCCCTCTTCAAGGTCACACCCAGGGcacccacagcagcagcaggcgCTCCAGTCAAAGCTCACACCCCCCAGCCTTAGGCCTGAAGGGTGAGggcagcatacacacacacacacacacacacacacacacacacacgcccgccCGCGGCTGCCCCGTTCCCTGGAAGGACAGGGACAGATGCAGGCCTTCACGACATGACACCCCTGGCAGAGAGGGCCAGGCCTGTGGACAGAAAtggaaagatgggggagggggaccaGAGCAGCAGGAAGGACACCAGGGACAAGGAGACCGACAGAAACCAGGGTTTATGTAGTACGAGTGTTCACAGAAGCAAGACAAGTGTTCCCAGAGGGGGTGCGGGCGGCAGAGTTGGGGGACGGCTAACACAGGGTTTCCAGCATGGATGGGATTTCAGGAGGCAAATGAAGACTTCTGAGCAGGTATGGGAATTCAGATAACAAAAGACAGGGCTCAGGGAGCAGAGGGTTTGGGCAGCAAGGGAGGGCTCAGGCAGCAGAGACAGGGTCTGCAGGGAGCGGGTTCCACAGAACGGGGGGCAGTACGGGAAGCAAAGCTCACACAAGGGACTGAGATTCAGGCTGTAGAGTTGGAGTTCAACGGAAATACAGGGTCTGCAGCGACGATGAGGCCAAGCTACAGGGACGCAGCTGCAAAGACTGGGACTCTGACACTCTAGGTTCACAAGACGGATAAGGTTCGAGCAGGAAATTCTGGGTTTGGATTGCAAACGGGGTCCAGCAGGAAGGAACGGGGGTTCAGGCTGCACAGAGGGGTCTATGCAGTAAATTCAGAGTTCTCAGCAAGGACACAGGTTCAGGCTGCAGGGTTGGGGTAACAAGCAGGAAATTCGCGGTTCAGGCTACAGAGAGGGGGGGTCAAGTAAGAAATGTTGGGGTCACACTGCAGAGGTGGGAGAATTGGGTTAATCCGGGGCTTCCAGCAGGAAATTCGGGATCTCAGCAGGGACACGGGTCCAGGCTGCAAAGGGGGAGATGAGGCAGAAAACTCGGGATTCAGGCTGCAGAAGAGGGATATCAGGCCGGAAATACGGGGTTCAGGGTGAAGACAGGCCGAAAATACGGGGCTCTCGGGGGGGACGGGGTCTCAGACTACAGAGAAGGGGGTCCAGGGAAGAAAACACAGGGTTCgcagcaggaaactggaggctcTCAGCACCCGCGGGGCTCGGCCGCACATGGGCCCTGCGCAGAACCGGACGCGGCCCAGCCGCCGCCCTTCCCCAGGCTCTCCGCCTGCGCCCCGCCCGGCCCTCCCACGGCCGCAGCGGGCTCACCCACCCCCAGCCCGCCCGACGCGGAGTCCGAGCCTGAGCGACCAGGCCGCGGCGGTCCCAGCGGCGGAAGCCCGCCCGCCAACCGCCGCCGCAAGACCGCGCGCTCACCGCCTCCACCGCCGCGCAGATCCCCgcgggctgggggcggggcctgccTCCCAGCGGCGCCAGGCCCCGCCACGCCCCCGCCCAATAGGAGGTGCGTACCTGCGCCTCGGCCCCGCCCCCGGACGCTCGCGGCCCCCGGCGGGCCACGCCCCCAGCCCGCCGGCCACGCCCCCAACCGCCTCCCCTCCTGCCCATCAACTGGTGGTGCGCTCCGAGAGGGCTCCCCCTGGGCTCGAGGCAGGGTAAACCTCGCGGCCCGCGCCGAGTCCCACCCACCCCCGCTGCTGCCCAATGAGAGGCTCGAGTTTACGTTTGGGCCCCTCCCACTGACGGCGGCGGCCTCGTAGGCCACGCCCCAGGCTGCAGGCCACGCCCCAGGCTGCAGGCCAcgcccccagtcttccccccagCCTGTGGTCGTGTCTGAGCCGTAGAGCAGGAAGGTCCGTGTTCCTGTGAGCCGCAGTGGGTAGACCGAGGAGGGGGTTGGAAAGAGGAAGGCCTCGCCAGCTCGTTTGCATGCCGCCTCTGACAGAACCTAGTACCTTCCAGGTGACCCAGTTCCCACCCCAGAAAGCAGGAGTGGAAACAGGATGTGAGGGGACCCCGGTGCCCCCAAGTGTCCTCGAGCCGAGCCGGTGGCTGGGGGCAGGGGCTGCATCCAGGACCTCCATGGACTGTTCTAGAGCGGGAAGCTTCCAGTTTGTCCGCCCACAGCGAGGCACTGCTGCCGCAAGCAGTCATTGGTATAGTAAGATATATATtcggttttccgagacagggtttctctgtgtagccctggctgccctggagctcactctgtagaacaggctggcctcgaactcacagagatccgcttgcctctgcctcccgagtgctgagattaaaggcgtgcaccaccactacccagccacACTCAAGTTCTTAACTACATTCTCTGTCCCCAAGGCTGCTCATCTGTGCGGTGTCTCTTACCTGAAGGTCAGGTCCAGCCTCTCAAGACAGTCTCCCTGGGGAGACTCCAGCTGCCGCAGGTCGAGGTGGCGTCTCTCCAGTGTCTCCCGAAGATATGTAGAGAGGCATTACTCTTGGCCTCTGCTTATATACTGTCCTGCGTCTGGTTATCTCGAATGAGCGGTGTCCCTGGGCCTGGTTATCAGGCCCTGCGTTGGTGTAGTGGGGTTCCCAACAAAGCTGTTTTTCTTTGTCTAAAACACATTTTTTCCCTATTCTCATCCCAGGTGGAGAACTGGCTTTGTTGGAGAGGACGATGGGCCTGTACCCTGATCCATCCATATGGTGGCTGTGTACCCCAAGTTCCACTAGGTCAGGAATCACAGGCCCAGAAGCTCAGATGGCAATTCTGGGGTCTCCCAGCAGCACTGGCCAAGGGGGAGAGATGTGCCACCGGCCACTGGTTCTTCAGGTAATTCTCTTGAAGTGGTCCCCACATCACCAAGCATTACTGTATAAGCTTGGAGACTGTGAGTTGTGTGAGCGTGTGAGTGGGTACGTGGTGACGGGGATGTGGGTGAGTGGGTAAGTGGTGGAGGGGATGTGTATGAGTTGGTGAGTGGGTGAGTGGTGGGAGGTGTGGGGTGGGCAGGTCTCTCAGCAAGGCTGGTTCTATGGGTCCACAATTTGACAGCAAGTCAGAAACAGTGAGAACCAGATATGGTAATGCAAGGAATTAGTTAGCCCAGTCACCAGCTGACCAACTATTAACCCAGCCATCTAGTAACCTGGGTAGCACGAAAtgtaaagggtcttattaataaaaacaaacctggagccaggtattggggtgaatgctgaaagatcagagaagcagaacaagccacagcttcctcacctggccaattcctcagctgatcctgttttctcagactggaagcctctcagtctttATCCAGAATgattctcagctgaactgctgctcaaaagcctaaaagcttaaccagactctagttcctggtcctcacgccttaaatacctttctgcttcctgccatcacttcctgagattaaaggcatgagtcaccatgcctggctgtttccagtgtggctttgaactcacagagatccagagggatctctgcctttggaatgctaggattaaaggtgtgtgtaccagcattttctggcctctgtatctagtggctgttctgttctctgaccccagataagtttactagggtgcacaatatattggggaacacaatatcaccacaaacctgTTCATGGTTTAACCAATTTGCCAGTTGATCCAGTCATTATTAACCATTTAACTTGGTCCCTAgttaatccattcatctattagTCAGTTAACTTGGTCCCTAGTTAACCCATTCATTTGTTAACCAGTTAACTTGGTCCTTAGTTAACCACCTGTTAAACAGTTAACTTGGACCCTAGTTAACCCATTCATTTGTTAACCAGTTAACTTGGTCCTTAGTTAACCACTCACCTGTTAACCAGTTAACTTGGTCTCTAGTTAACCACTCATCTGTTAACCAGTTAACTTGGTCTCTAGTTAACCCACACCAGTTACTCTTATTCGGCTTCGGTGAACAGGTCTGCAGGGGCTGGGCACAGGGTAACATAgaccttgacctcacttgctAACACAGTCTCCTGTGTCTTTTCTCATTGGGGTCCTCTAAAGACTCCATGACCCCAAGTGCCCGTCCCACCCCTCGTGAACTGAATCTCCCACATCCACTGGTGCCTTGCACACATTTGTAATTGGATGCATCTTGCACACATCGGTAAAACTTGAGCAAGGGACACGGGGCCGTGTGGGGCGGGGGGCACAGTCTGGGTTCCCAGTGAGCTCCCTTCATGGCCAAGTTAGGGTCTTGGATGTAGGGACACTGGTTCAGAGGCCACCGTGCACAGCTGGAAGCTCACCAGATGAGCGTGCAGCACTCACCTGACGCTGAGTTAGTTCGTCTGTCATCAGCTGACGAGGAGCGGCTGGGAGGCGGCTGGGCTCGGGAGGGGCGTGCTAGCTGCGCCTCAGGGAGGCCTGACTTCCATCCCCGGGACCATGCAGAAAGCCAGTGTGTGCGGCATACTAACCCACCTCTGGGGAGACCAAGGACAAGGTCTGGAGCTGGCCAGCTGGCCCGCCTCGGCGGGGGTGTGCTCCATGGCGTGGGTGTGCTCCACGGTGACTGGGAGACCGTCTTCACACAAGGTGGGAGAACGTGAGAGACAATACTGagattgacttctggcctccatgtgcatgcacacacacacacacacacacacacacacacacacgcacgcacacacacacacacacacaggcacacccacacccacacaggcacacacgcacacgcacgcacacaggcacacccacacccacacaggcacacaacacacacacacacacacatgcacgcacgcacgcacgcgcgcgcgcacgcacacacacacacacacacacaggcacacaacacacacacacacacacacacacacacacaaacacacgagagacagagacagagtgcgCTGAGGGCCTGCAGGGACAGGGCTGCGGTTAACAGTGCATACAACTCttgctgaagacctgagttaggTTCTCGGCACGCTCATCAGGCAGCCGACAGCCACCTGTAACGCTAACTCCAGGGATCTGATTCTCTTTTGACCTCCACCTGCagctgcacatacacacattcacacacatgcacactcgcacacatacacactcgcacacacacacacaggcaggagaAGGCATCCCCTCGGCCCCCTGTGGGGTGTGAGTAGGCTGGGCGCAGAGGCGCAGCACACACTGGTTCCCCCTGCACTTGGCTTTAGTCTGGAAAACGCCCTCTTCACATTAAgtccacagagccagaaattcTCACTCCAGGAGATTCGCCCTGAGGACGGAATGTGTGGGCAAGGACCAGTCACACAGCACCATGACCTGGAAAAGGGCCAACTCACTCCCTGCAGCCAGGGCTCCGGTCAAACCTTCCCCTAGCATGCctgttgagttcaaggtcatcttaagCTATTTAgttaagttggaggccagcctgggctaattgagaccctgtctcaaaacaaaacttaaaaaaataataaaacgaAATAAAAACCCCTGGGCCGTCCTTGGTGGGTGAGCCTCGGGGCGTTTGTTGCTGACCTTGGCCAGCCTTGCCGCACAGATGGAATCACGGGTCTGAAGCCTCCTGGTTCCCAGGCCGCTGGCCTGCTGCGGGTGCCCGGGTGTCACTCATTCTGCGGTGATAGCAGATAGGGGAGGGAGTGCATTTCACCAGATGGCTTCAGAATTCATTTTCTGAGATGCAACCGGGCTTGTTTAGGAAAATGCCTTAATTAGTCCTGGGGGTGGCGAGGGAGGCCCGGAGGACACGAGATGAAAAGGGGCCGCAAAGACACAGCCAGCTTCCTCCACGGGAGAGCACAGCCTGGCACACAGCTCGCAAAGCCCTGAGAGGCGGCGGGGACCAGAGATCAAGAGCCAGGGACAGATGGGGTGTCACACGACCTTCAGTCTGGGCCCTGGGGCTGCGATGTGGGGACGGGGAGACCTTGTCTGAGCTGGACCGGTCcagaaagaagacagagacagatgtgACTCGGTGCCCTGCCGGAgccagcccaggggtgacacccACAGG
Protein-coding regions in this window:
- the Pwwp3a gene encoding PWWP domain-containing DNA repair factor 3A produces the protein MTDAKYVLCRWEKRLWPAKVLARTETSAKNKRKKELFLDVQILSLKEKIQVKSSAVEKLQKSHIENIAAFLASQNDVPATPLEELAYRRSLRVALDILNERTSLSPESRLTEDETSPSQNEKPHADVASWVPSAPSPSLCGEDGVDVAARHTPRKRWECAPQSLAGLCASEEDPKTDLPENATPRAASPSHSGDGSQDSSGSQPDRGQEDTTNKRRRNLGEKPTRRRRTESRLSKGESLSGSEGQASNSAALASPRLLSQTWGEDPCAGVKGCDQLVPSGSSKLLPASERGRGRTTKRPRLDGGQDPPARQLGTGTVGAAPSPGSWSGEAMALCSAGDSEQPEEDLVSSEESTGFKSIHPLLEEEEEEEEPPRILLYHEPRSFEVGMLVWLKYQKYPFWPAVVKSVRRRDRKASVLFIEGNMNPKGRGITVSLRRLKHFDCKEKHALLDRAKEDFAQAIGWCVSLITDYRVRLGCGSFAGSFLEYYAADISYPVRKSIQQDVLGTRFPQLGKGDPEEPAGGSRPGQWRPCRKVLPDRSRAARDRANQKLVEYIVKAKGAESHLRAVLCSRKPSRWLKTFLTSGQYVTCVETYLEDEAQLDEVVEYLQDICRDMDGEVPARGSGDRIRFILDVLLPEAIICAISAVESVDYKTAEQKYIRGPTLSYREKEIFDNELLEERNRRRRCR